The following are encoded in a window of Impatiens glandulifera chromosome 5, dImpGla2.1, whole genome shotgun sequence genomic DNA:
- the LOC124939994 gene encoding uncharacterized protein LOC124939994 isoform X2 produces MSVINFPKPYIEVKMLVHSSAPDSVDAALSHVEKGIVCDWLPSTEPWLKSSVCGKGAQDNCGKHVVNNDLCSSSFPVSSSNFSTVGTVNEVSTPTLVYRRRKLQKQSLTLNSSKGLPMLSHCCFPSISSEALSMAEKVDNVGSHVESEGRSPRTYPVNCSSGGFVSKCSVGEDTGRALQLCENESCSSSKSNLDIGSSSLRTEVNDLGECSSSSPIVVENLQDDLSQKHSFISMIASQCLVQERSSKDCPSNREAIYKDNGCMRTCKVCGDSEFSQKMLICDQCEEAFHTRCCNPCIKTIPVDDWVCHTCFRNKYRRLKETSKSSSLNNCNEVRRREDGTIRDELSPIEAMLSSTEPHISNVRIGAAFQAELPVWSGPSINETCAFAGKELEMSPSEYINFETAQSSQSCSMMSSIGNWLQCRQVIKRSGGVEGNICGKWRRAPLFEVQTDNWECFQTFMWDHGHADCAVPQELDTDQVVKQLKYLEMLRHRLVVKRRRRMSNANE; encoded by the exons ATGAGTGTCATAAACTTTCCCAAGCCATATATTGAAGTCAAGATGTTGGTACATAGCTCTGCTCCCGATTCAGTGGATGCTGCTCTTTCACATGTGGAAAAGGGCATTGTTTGTGATTGGTTGCCTAGTACTGAACCATGGCTAAAGAGTTCAGTATGTGGAAAAGGTGCTCAAGATAACTGTGGAAAACATGTAGTAAATAATGATTTGTGTTCCTCCAGTTTTCCTGTTAGTTCCTCCAATTTCTCAACTGTGGGTACTGTTAATGAAGTTTCAACTCCTACCTTAGTATACCGTCGACGTAAACTGCAAAAACAATCTCTCACTCTTAACTCATCCAAGGGATTACCAATGCTAAGCCACTGTTGTTTTCCTAGCATCAGTTCTGAAGCTCTCTCTATGGCAGAAAAGGTGGATAATGTGGGTTCCCATGTTGAAAGTGAAGGTAGGTCCCCTAGAACTTATCCTGTTAACTGTTCTTCCGGGGGATTTGTTTCCAAATGTTCAGTTGGAGAGGATACGGGCAGAGCTTTACAATTATGCGAAAATGAGAGTTGTTCATCCTCAAAGTCAAACCTTGATATTGGTTCATCTTCCTTAAGGACTGAAGTAAATGATTTGGGAGAATGTTCCTCTTCTAGTCCAATAGTGGTGGAGAATTTGCAGGATGATCTTTCACAAAAACATAGTTTTATCTCTATGATTGCAAGCCAGTGCCTTGTTCAAGAAAGATCTAGCAAAGATTGCCCTAGTAATAGGGAGGCGATATACAAGGACAATGGTTGCATGAGAACATGTAAAGTTTGTGGAGATTCGGAATTCAGCCAAAAAATGCTTATATGTGATCAATGTGAAGAGGCTTTTCATACTCGCTGCTGTAATCCCTGCATAAAAACAATTCCTGTTGATGATTGGGTTTGCCATACCTGTTTCAGAAATAAGTATAGGAGATTAAAGGAGACAAGTAAAAGTTCATCTCTTAATAATTGCAACGAAGTAAGAAGACGTGAAGATGGAACTATTAGAGATGAGTTGAGTCCCATTGAAGCCATGTTGAGCAGTACTGAGCCACATATATCCAATGTTAGAATTGGTGCGGCTTTCCAAGCAGAACTTCCAGTTTGGTCCGGACCATCTATCAA TGAAACATGTGCTTTTGCTGGAAAAGAATTAGAAATGAGCCCTTCAGAGTATATAAATTTTGAG ACTGCACAATCAAGCCAGTCATGTAGTATGATGAGCTCAATTGGTAATTGGCTTCAATGTAGACAAGTCATAAAACGCAGTGGAGGAGTTGAAGGAAACATATGTGGGAAGTGGCGAAG AGCTCCTCTTTTTGAAGTTCAGACTGATAACTGGGAATGTTTCCAAACTTTTATGTGGGATCATGGGCATGCTGATTGTGCTGTGCCACAG GAGTTGGATACAGATCAAGTTGTGAAGCAGTTGAAGTACCTTGAGATG
- the LOC124939994 gene encoding uncharacterized protein LOC124939994 isoform X1 produces the protein MSVINFPKPYIEVKMLVHSSAPDSVDAALSHVEKGIVCDWLPSTEPWLKSSVCGKGAQDNCGKHVVNNDLCSSSFPVSSSNFSTVGTVNEVSTPTLVYRRRKLQKQSLTLNSSKGLPMLSHCCFPSISSEALSMAEKVDNVGSHVESEGRSPRTYPVNCSSGGFVSKCSVGEDTGRALQLCENESCSSSKSNLDIGSSSLRTEVNDLGECSSSSPIVVENLQDDLSQKHSFISMIASQCLVQERSSKDCPSNREAIYKDNGCMRTCKVCGDSEFSQKMLICDQCEEAFHTRCCNPCIKTIPVDDWVCHTCFRNKYRRLKETSKSSSLNNCNEVRRREDGTIRDELSPIEAMLSSTEPHISNVRIGAAFQAELPVWSGPSINCSETCAFAGKELEMSPSEYINFETAQSSQSCSMMSSIGNWLQCRQVIKRSGGVEGNICGKWRRAPLFEVQTDNWECFQTFMWDHGHADCAVPQELDTDQVVKQLKYLEMLRHRLVVKRRRRMSNANE, from the exons ATGAGTGTCATAAACTTTCCCAAGCCATATATTGAAGTCAAGATGTTGGTACATAGCTCTGCTCCCGATTCAGTGGATGCTGCTCTTTCACATGTGGAAAAGGGCATTGTTTGTGATTGGTTGCCTAGTACTGAACCATGGCTAAAGAGTTCAGTATGTGGAAAAGGTGCTCAAGATAACTGTGGAAAACATGTAGTAAATAATGATTTGTGTTCCTCCAGTTTTCCTGTTAGTTCCTCCAATTTCTCAACTGTGGGTACTGTTAATGAAGTTTCAACTCCTACCTTAGTATACCGTCGACGTAAACTGCAAAAACAATCTCTCACTCTTAACTCATCCAAGGGATTACCAATGCTAAGCCACTGTTGTTTTCCTAGCATCAGTTCTGAAGCTCTCTCTATGGCAGAAAAGGTGGATAATGTGGGTTCCCATGTTGAAAGTGAAGGTAGGTCCCCTAGAACTTATCCTGTTAACTGTTCTTCCGGGGGATTTGTTTCCAAATGTTCAGTTGGAGAGGATACGGGCAGAGCTTTACAATTATGCGAAAATGAGAGTTGTTCATCCTCAAAGTCAAACCTTGATATTGGTTCATCTTCCTTAAGGACTGAAGTAAATGATTTGGGAGAATGTTCCTCTTCTAGTCCAATAGTGGTGGAGAATTTGCAGGATGATCTTTCACAAAAACATAGTTTTATCTCTATGATTGCAAGCCAGTGCCTTGTTCAAGAAAGATCTAGCAAAGATTGCCCTAGTAATAGGGAGGCGATATACAAGGACAATGGTTGCATGAGAACATGTAAAGTTTGTGGAGATTCGGAATTCAGCCAAAAAATGCTTATATGTGATCAATGTGAAGAGGCTTTTCATACTCGCTGCTGTAATCCCTGCATAAAAACAATTCCTGTTGATGATTGGGTTTGCCATACCTGTTTCAGAAATAAGTATAGGAGATTAAAGGAGACAAGTAAAAGTTCATCTCTTAATAATTGCAACGAAGTAAGAAGACGTGAAGATGGAACTATTAGAGATGAGTTGAGTCCCATTGAAGCCATGTTGAGCAGTACTGAGCCACATATATCCAATGTTAGAATTGGTGCGGCTTTCCAAGCAGAACTTCCAGTTTGGTCCGGACCATCTATCAA TTGCAGTGAAACATGTGCTTTTGCTGGAAAAGAATTAGAAATGAGCCCTTCAGAGTATATAAATTTTGAG ACTGCACAATCAAGCCAGTCATGTAGTATGATGAGCTCAATTGGTAATTGGCTTCAATGTAGACAAGTCATAAAACGCAGTGGAGGAGTTGAAGGAAACATATGTGGGAAGTGGCGAAG AGCTCCTCTTTTTGAAGTTCAGACTGATAACTGGGAATGTTTCCAAACTTTTATGTGGGATCATGGGCATGCTGATTGTGCTGTGCCACAG GAGTTGGATACAGATCAAGTTGTGAAGCAGTTGAAGTACCTTGAGATG